A genomic segment from Halomonas sp. TA22 encodes:
- a CDS encoding glycosyltransferase family 2 protein, with amino-acid sequence MAETQRLSQVDDAAPAGAGIVAVIVTYRPELDVLATLLDSLIPQVEAVVIVDNGSAENVPAWNAARHPAASHVLAMGDNRGIAAAQNAGIDWARQQDARYVLLMDQDSLPAPDMVATLRAALDSQARPAAAGPRYRDPRQENPPPFLQIRKMRLHRHRCECGEAILPVDYLIASGCLIPMAVLDHVGGMREDLFIDYVDIEWGLRAAHHGYQSYGVCAAHMQHSLGEAPLQFRGRKIPLHSPLRHYYHFRNAVLLYRTPWVPRQWKCVDAWRLLLKYGFYTLYAKPRWQHWWKMTQGVLHGMRGRAGRLD; translated from the coding sequence ATGGCTGAAACACAACGACTCTCGCAGGTCGACGATGCCGCGCCCGCCGGGGCCGGCATCGTCGCGGTCATCGTCACCTACCGCCCCGAACTCGACGTGCTCGCCACGCTGCTCGATAGCCTGATTCCCCAGGTCGAGGCCGTGGTGATCGTCGACAACGGCTCGGCGGAAAACGTCCCGGCCTGGAACGCCGCTCGCCACCCGGCGGCCAGCCACGTGCTTGCCATGGGCGATAATCGCGGCATTGCCGCTGCGCAGAATGCCGGTATCGACTGGGCTAGGCAGCAGGACGCCCGGTACGTGTTGCTCATGGACCAGGACAGCCTGCCCGCCCCCGACATGGTGGCAACGCTACGTGCGGCGCTAGACTCGCAGGCCAGGCCCGCCGCCGCCGGCCCGCGCTATCGCGACCCCCGTCAGGAGAACCCGCCGCCGTTTCTGCAGATACGCAAGATGCGCCTTCATCGGCATCGCTGCGAATGTGGCGAAGCCATACTCCCGGTCGACTACCTCATCGCCTCCGGTTGCCTGATCCCCATGGCGGTGCTCGACCACGTCGGCGGCATGCGCGAGGATCTCTTCATCGACTATGTCGATATCGAATGGGGGCTGCGCGCCGCCCATCACGGCTACCAGAGCTACGGCGTATGCGCCGCCCACATGCAGCACAGCCTGGGCGAGGCACCGCTTCAGTTTCGCGGCCGCAAGATCCCGCTGCACAGCCCGCTGCGCCACTACTACCACTTCCGCAACGCCGTGCTGCTCTACCGCACCCCCTGGGTGCCGCGCCAGTGGAAGTGCGTCGATGCGTGGCGGCTGCTGCTCAAGTACGGCTTCTACACCCTCTATGCCAAGCCGCGCTGGCAGCACTGGTGGAAAATGACCCAAGGCGTGCTGCACGGCATGCGGGGGCGCGCCGGCCGCCTCGACTGA
- a CDS encoding glycosyltransferase yields MVIHGEESRYRLSLIVPVYNEDESIAPFLEVIQAELAGITAELEILFIDDGSTDGTRKEILNAAHNNLFIRYVRLSRNFGKEAAMTAGLEHATGDAVVPIDVDLQDPPELIHKFFKLWQSGYDTVYGVRTNRNEDAKRKRASANMFYRLFNRLSNTPIPPNTGDFRLMDRRVVEAIRQMPERNRFMKGMFAWPGYRSIGVEYDRPSRHAGESKWNYWKLWNFALDGVTSFSTWPLRVWSYVGVSIALLSLFYMFFIIIRTIMFGISWPGYASIMSAVLFLGAVQLISIGVLGEYVGRLYMESKHRPVYIVSEKNFD; encoded by the coding sequence ATGGTTATCCATGGCGAAGAATCCCGGTACAGATTGTCACTTATTGTTCCAGTCTATAACGAAGATGAATCCATTGCCCCGTTTCTTGAAGTAATTCAAGCCGAACTCGCCGGCATAACCGCGGAGCTAGAGATACTATTCATTGACGATGGATCGACGGATGGGACCCGCAAGGAAATCCTTAATGCTGCACATAATAATCTCTTCATCCGTTATGTGAGGCTATCGCGTAACTTCGGCAAGGAAGCTGCCATGACAGCGGGCCTGGAGCATGCTACCGGAGATGCGGTAGTGCCCATCGATGTCGATCTGCAGGACCCTCCCGAACTTATCCATAAATTCTTCAAGCTCTGGCAATCAGGATACGATACGGTATATGGAGTTCGCACAAATCGAAACGAGGATGCCAAGCGCAAGCGTGCTTCCGCTAATATGTTCTATCGTTTGTTCAATCGCCTATCGAATACACCTATCCCGCCCAATACAGGCGATTTCCGATTGATGGATCGCAGAGTGGTAGAAGCCATCAGGCAAATGCCTGAACGCAATAGGTTCATGAAGGGTATGTTCGCCTGGCCAGGATACCGCTCCATTGGGGTAGAGTATGACCGTCCTTCACGTCATGCTGGCGAAAGTAAATGGAACTATTGGAAACTGTGGAACTTTGCCTTGGATGGAGTAACCAGCTTTTCCACCTGGCCGCTGCGTGTCTGGTCATATGTGGGAGTGTCAATTGCTCTTTTGAGTCTGTTTTACATGTTTTTCATTATTATTAGAACAATTATGTTTGGCATTAGCTGGCCTGGATATGCCTCGATCATGTCGGCAGTGCTCTTTCTGGGGGCTGTGCAACTGATATCGATAGGTGTGTTGGGAGAATATGTCGGTCGTCTTTATATGGAATCGAAGCACAGGCCGGTATATATCGTGTCGGAAAAGAATTTCGATTAG
- a CDS encoding GtrA family protein: MIFRELVLFGMAGVVGFLIDTGVLYLLKGTLGIYGARVPSFFAAVFVTWWLNRCLAFGRRRSGIAIWREFLHYLGLMLGGGVVNYVVYSLLVASVETVHQFPILGVAAGSVAGMAVNYLSSRYVLFRNVH, translated from the coding sequence GTGATATTCAGAGAACTGGTGCTTTTTGGCATGGCAGGCGTCGTGGGGTTTCTCATCGACACAGGCGTGCTCTATCTCCTCAAGGGGACGCTGGGCATCTATGGTGCGCGGGTGCCTTCGTTCTTCGCCGCCGTTTTCGTAACTTGGTGGCTTAATCGATGCCTGGCGTTTGGGCGCAGGCGCTCCGGTATCGCAATCTGGCGGGAGTTTCTTCATTACCTAGGGCTAATGCTGGGCGGAGGGGTGGTCAATTACGTTGTCTACAGCCTCTTGGTTGCAAGCGTAGAAACCGTTCATCAATTTCCTATATTGGGTGTCGCTGCGGGAAGCGTGGCGGGCATGGCAGTCAACTATCTCAGTTCGCGCTACGTGCTTTTTCGCAACGTCCACTGA
- a CDS encoding glycosyltransferase, with translation MSKQELYIDADMLIEPYRVVFPTSWVGHIPFAAWLLSKLEPDVFVELGTHTGNSYMACCQTVQERKLATRCYAVDTWQGDEHAGYYGDTVFEALSNDHDKRYGAFSQLLRMTFDRAVTHFSDASIDLLHIDGLHTYEAVKHDFETWRSKLSRRAVVMFHDTNVRAKDFGVWQLWDELSPHYPHLRFDHSHGLGVLFVGEDIPPQLEEMLRLYQQDAPAVRALFARLGERIQQRYELDALGKSLAERNEQLKSYHQVVLDREDHIAEREGRLAERDAQLAALHKSLAERDQRIAEREQQIVQRDRQLSDLLNSFSWRLTRPLREAKSRLGRGRELSQRIGSGIKQGGGASVMLRKSALVYRTEGWQGFKTRAQRVIRREVIEPQRHDYTDWISRYDTLSEGDREAMRAHVARLSSQPLISVLMPTYNPRPEWLIEAIESVRNQLYPHWELCIADDASTDKAIRPILERYAREDERIKVVFRETNGHISATSNSALALATGDWIALLDHDDCLSEHALFWVAETINQDPQLSLIYSDEDKIDEHGRRFDPYFKCDWNQGLFYSHNLITHLGVYRAELLRTIDGFRQGVEGAQDYDLALRCIEHISSQQIHHIPRVLYHWRVHAESTAQSSDAKPYAMIAGEKALQQHLERRGIEAQVIHLDFGYRVRYALPDTLPLVSLIIPTRNGLHLVRQCIESIVEKTTYPAYEILIIDNGSDDPQTLAYFDSLKGDARIRVIRDERPFNYSALNNAGVAQARGDVIGLLNNDLEVISPDWLDEMVSHALQPDVGAVGARLWYPNDTLQHGGVVLGIGGWAGHAHKGFAKGSPGYVGRMALISEFSAVTAACLVVVKRRFEEVGGLNETELQVACNDVDLCLRLREAGYRNVFTPYAELYHHESATRGFEDTPEKKARFERERAYMTKRWGSLLREDPAYSPNLTLDHEDFSLAWPPRLASLPQEARPEEAVSQSGGARADG, from the coding sequence ATGAGCAAGCAAGAGCTTTATATCGATGCAGACATGCTGATCGAGCCCTATCGGGTCGTGTTCCCGACGAGTTGGGTCGGGCATATCCCCTTTGCGGCCTGGCTATTGTCCAAGCTCGAGCCGGACGTCTTCGTCGAGTTGGGTACTCATACCGGCAACTCCTACATGGCTTGCTGTCAAACGGTGCAGGAAAGAAAGCTCGCCACGCGCTGTTATGCTGTCGATACCTGGCAGGGCGACGAGCACGCCGGCTATTATGGCGATACCGTTTTCGAAGCGCTTTCGAATGACCACGACAAGCGCTACGGCGCCTTTTCTCAGCTGCTGAGGATGACCTTCGATCGCGCCGTCACCCATTTCAGCGACGCTTCGATTGACCTGTTGCATATCGATGGCCTTCACACCTACGAGGCCGTGAAGCACGATTTCGAGACCTGGCGCTCCAAGTTATCCCGACGGGCCGTCGTCATGTTTCATGACACCAACGTACGTGCGAAGGACTTTGGTGTCTGGCAGCTATGGGACGAACTGAGCCCACACTATCCTCACCTCCGTTTCGATCACTCACACGGTCTTGGCGTGCTGTTCGTCGGCGAAGACATTCCGCCGCAACTGGAGGAGATGCTGCGACTCTACCAGCAGGACGCGCCCGCGGTGAGAGCGCTCTTTGCCCGGCTGGGGGAGAGAATCCAGCAACGCTACGAGCTCGACGCGCTTGGCAAGTCCCTCGCTGAACGCAATGAACAGCTCAAGTCCTATCATCAGGTCGTGCTCGATCGCGAAGACCATATTGCCGAACGGGAAGGCAGGCTTGCCGAGCGTGACGCGCAACTTGCCGCACTTCACAAAAGCCTGGCCGAGCGTGACCAACGGATAGCCGAGCGCGAGCAGCAGATTGTCCAACGTGACCGGCAGTTGAGCGACCTGCTCAACTCCTTCAGCTGGCGGTTGACCCGCCCGCTCCGCGAAGCGAAATCCCGGCTCGGGCGTGGGCGTGAGTTGAGCCAGCGAATCGGCAGCGGCATCAAGCAGGGCGGCGGAGCAAGCGTCATGCTGCGCAAATCGGCGCTGGTCTATCGCACGGAAGGGTGGCAAGGGTTCAAGACCCGGGCCCAGCGTGTCATCCGTCGAGAAGTGATCGAGCCGCAGCGTCATGACTATACGGACTGGATCAGCCGCTACGATACGCTCTCCGAGGGCGATCGAGAGGCCATGCGCGCGCATGTCGCACGCCTCTCCAGCCAGCCGCTGATCTCGGTGCTCATGCCCACCTACAACCCCCGGCCCGAATGGCTGATCGAGGCCATCGAATCGGTGCGCAATCAGCTCTATCCGCACTGGGAGCTATGCATCGCCGACGACGCCTCCACTGACAAGGCGATTCGGCCGATCCTCGAGCGCTATGCACGCGAGGATGAGCGCATCAAGGTCGTATTCCGCGAGACCAACGGGCATATCTCCGCCACCTCCAACAGCGCCCTGGCGCTGGCCACAGGCGACTGGATCGCACTGCTCGATCACGACGACTGCCTCTCCGAACACGCCCTGTTCTGGGTAGCGGAGACGATCAACCAGGACCCGCAGCTGAGCCTGATCTACTCCGACGAGGACAAGATCGACGAGCACGGACGGCGCTTCGACCCCTACTTCAAATGCGACTGGAACCAGGGGCTGTTCTACTCCCACAACCTCATCACGCACCTGGGCGTTTACCGCGCCGAGCTCTTGCGTACCATTGATGGTTTCCGCCAGGGCGTGGAGGGCGCCCAGGACTATGACCTGGCGCTGCGCTGCATCGAGCACATCTCGTCGCAGCAGATTCACCATATTCCTCGTGTGCTCTACCACTGGCGCGTGCATGCCGAAAGCACCGCGCAATCCTCGGATGCCAAGCCCTATGCCATGATCGCCGGCGAAAAGGCGCTGCAGCAGCATCTCGAGCGCCGCGGCATCGAGGCGCAAGTGATCCACCTCGACTTCGGCTATCGCGTGCGTTATGCGCTGCCCGACACACTGCCGCTGGTCAGCCTGATCATTCCCACGCGCAACGGGCTTCACCTGGTGCGCCAATGCATCGAAAGCATCGTTGAGAAGACCACCTATCCCGCCTATGAAATCCTGATCATCGACAACGGCTCTGATGATCCGCAGACGCTGGCCTACTTCGACTCCCTCAAGGGCGATGCGCGTATCCGCGTGATTCGCGACGAGCGCCCCTTCAACTACTCCGCGCTCAACAATGCCGGTGTCGCCCAGGCGCGTGGCGACGTGATCGGCCTGCTCAACAACGACCTCGAAGTCATCTCCCCCGACTGGCTTGACGAGATGGTCAGCCATGCCCTGCAGCCCGATGTCGGCGCGGTGGGCGCGAGGCTGTGGTACCCCAACGACACGCTTCAGCACGGTGGGGTGGTTCTCGGCATCGGCGGCTGGGCGGGGCATGCCCACAAGGGATTTGCCAAGGGCAGCCCCGGTTACGTGGGGCGCATGGCGCTCATCTCCGAGTTTTCCGCCGTGACCGCTGCCTGCTTGGTCGTGGTGAAGCGCCGGTTCGAGGAGGTTGGCGGCCTCAACGAGACCGAGCTGCAAGTGGCCTGCAACGATGTCGATCTCTGCCTGCGCCTGCGCGAAGCGGGGTACCGCAATGTCTTCACCCCCTACGCCGAGCTCTATCACCACGAATCCGCCACGCGCGGCTTCGAGGACACGCCCGAGAAGAAGGCGCGCTTCGAGCGCGAACGGGCCTACATGACCAAGCGCTGGGGCAGCCTGCTGCGCGAAGACCCCGCCTACAGCCCCAACCTGACGCTGGATCACGAAGACTTCAGCCTCGCCTGGCCACCGCGCCTGGCCTCGCTGCCCCAAGAAGCAAGGCCCGAGGAGGCGGTATCACAAAGCGGAGGCGCCCGCGCGGATGGCTGA
- a CDS encoding glucosyltransferase domain-containing protein: protein MKQKGALIPQDKIMLYMIVLGLGMLAYGFHIFNFTLTIDAEFRDNYYQTISLGRWGHAFLRVLFLPEPFIPYFTHLISIAALCAAAVAISDILRHKGIVSYLFCALFITFPQMAYQFEFINQADTLSLGYLFSAMCVLFYFRARQQELLTRLTWLVLACACFVMAIAIYQTLIFVPPTILLAYLLVDSYETEKGFRETCAEVIRFAAFTIVSAFIYITMSSWVQHLHGIEAESSIVVGIDFQTGIWPYIQGSLFKMWQGLMGTSYFGFITFSVASLCTLVTLLKCFFCSFKTALIRAFLVISILVFPYLAVMATTHELPPRVFVAAGLSFSVLVINELRFFKSALVSVVLVAVLCLVNVSLINKLFYSDVIVREADVLMANRIRTLMAVKHPDFEESNTPVYFHGGISKVSKHKLPDSDVFGSSFFSWDGGNNLRIMAFFDYYGIASFRLAQEEEVLDVLDEINSMPTWPEYDAITMVNDVMVVKLGADVGWLPFDVE from the coding sequence GTGAAGCAGAAGGGAGCGTTAATTCCGCAAGATAAGATCATGCTTTATATGATTGTTCTTGGGCTAGGAATGTTGGCCTACGGTTTTCATATATTTAATTTCACCTTGACTATTGATGCGGAGTTTAGAGATAACTACTACCAGACAATATCGCTTGGCAGGTGGGGGCATGCTTTTCTGCGCGTACTGTTCTTGCCTGAACCATTTATTCCATATTTTACACATTTGATAAGCATCGCTGCGTTGTGCGCGGCTGCCGTGGCTATTAGTGATATTTTAAGGCACAAGGGAATTGTTTCCTATCTCTTTTGTGCACTTTTCATAACCTTTCCGCAGATGGCGTACCAGTTCGAGTTCATCAACCAGGCGGATACGTTATCCCTTGGTTACCTTTTTTCTGCCATGTGCGTCTTGTTTTACTTTCGAGCACGCCAGCAGGAATTGCTAACAAGGCTTACCTGGCTGGTTCTGGCGTGTGCCTGTTTCGTCATGGCTATCGCCATATACCAGACACTGATTTTCGTGCCACCCACGATATTGCTTGCGTACCTGCTGGTCGATAGTTACGAAACTGAAAAAGGGTTTAGAGAAACTTGCGCAGAGGTAATACGTTTTGCAGCTTTTACTATCGTTTCAGCCTTTATATATATAACCATGTCTTCATGGGTTCAGCATCTGCATGGCATAGAGGCAGAGAGTTCAATAGTGGTAGGTATCGACTTCCAGACCGGTATCTGGCCTTATATTCAAGGTTCGCTTTTCAAGATGTGGCAGGGCTTGATGGGAACAAGCTATTTTGGGTTCATCACTTTTTCCGTCGCCTCTCTATGCACTCTTGTGACATTGTTGAAATGCTTTTTTTGCTCTTTTAAAACGGCACTCATCAGGGCGTTTCTGGTTATTTCCATACTGGTTTTCCCCTATCTTGCCGTAATGGCAACGACGCATGAGCTGCCTCCTCGCGTGTTTGTTGCGGCAGGCCTTTCTTTTTCTGTTCTTGTGATAAATGAGCTGAGGTTTTTCAAGTCTGCTCTTGTCTCTGTGGTGTTGGTGGCGGTGCTATGCCTGGTGAACGTTTCGCTGATAAACAAGCTCTTTTATTCCGATGTAATTGTGCGCGAAGCTGATGTTCTCATGGCCAACAGAATAAGAACCCTAATGGCAGTGAAGCACCCTGATTTTGAAGAGAGTAACACTCCTGTCTATTTTCATGGCGGTATCAGCAAGGTAAGTAAACATAAACTGCCTGATTCGGATGTTTTTGGTAGCTCGTTTTTTTCCTGGGATGGCGGGAATAATCTTAGGATAATGGCGTTTTTCGATTATTACGGCATTGCAAGTTTTCGTCTGGCACAAGAGGAAGAGGTACTTGATGTCCTTGATGAAATAAACTCCATGCCTACCTGGCCCGAGTATGATGCTATTACGATGGTGAACGACGTCATGGTGGTGAAGTTGGGAGCTGATGTTGGATGGCTACCCTTTGACGTGGAGTAG